A region of Channa argus isolate prfri chromosome 8, Channa argus male v1.0, whole genome shotgun sequence DNA encodes the following proteins:
- the LOC137131477 gene encoding desmoglein-2.1-like — MLVGCVCLWWSTPPLPPVISLILTSVCSQSLRNSYHRHLDLIQPHGYRDFSPVMFRVCLPVFVLLLFGFYAIAVERPNSKDSLKSRKRREWVLPARYLKENTDFSHLEYIAKIRSDFESDANILYSLEGIGANQYPFHVFVVDPRTGYIRVTQKLDREFIDTYNLSGVATHSNGSLAEKNIDIRIKVEDENDNSPVFGIIPPAEVDELSPTGTTVVKIFATDADEPGIPNSQIAYSLIDQKPPHDMFFIKADGTICVKKPTLDRETQDQYILTVKGQDLNGKPEGRTGTGTVTIIVRDVNDNPPTLEKTAYEGSIVENTQGVEVMRLKTHDLDLKGSENWVAEFDIIRGNEAGYFSIKTDPVTNEGILMLDKAVDYEDVKNLELGIAVGNKAPPYDPSLPKNVADVNFGGGGQGAPGGGPSGAAVGGGGAGGGGGAGGGGGAGGASGASGASGTSTGSGASGAPERSSLNTYPIKINVINQPEGPRFDPKVKAIPISEGGHTFNMKDVIGRYPAVDGDTGKPAENVRYAKGSDPDNWLLIDPKTAEIRLNKMPDRESKFLVNGTYTAKVICITDEMPAKTATGTIAIQVEDFNDHCPTLTSNFQTICTTDVTFDVNAVDEDSYPNGPPFQFAIVPEGTKGKWQVEHVNDTGATLTAQEPLWPGVYEVEFVVMDNQGEACAEPQKVKVQVCTCELGVMCEKRGALGQATKKSELGPAGIAMLLLGLLVLLLIPLLAFFCILRDVGALKKGFTEMPFDTKSHLISYHTEGQGENTEVPLLTMVTKTDGYPLKQGMGMNNNSLAIVQSLSSRDGMNGVQHKGDSARWDEAWGSSKQWDHHTSNSFYNAAEFAREARMGSGGLFDGMALPENILEEYYTQKVTGGLEHLKDSLLVYDNEGQDSPAGSVGCCSLLESDNDLQFLDDLGPKFKTLAEVCGGKTIPTEVKQVSTSLPSVSINTQTSVSNVVSAPQLSPPAKLQQSVTKTEKTVVKETSERSQVVNESTAIAKGGITTVKQGMGNQGQMVLLQQQPVYYTTTPMLQPMHYVVQPQAQNTVLLAEAPATNLQGMVFLNGTHKVPAQGMMFQGQKVISSGQAQGPSMLLVEHSGVQGAGPNLMQAGNTSGSQTVKAVEDKVPAASVKMVRRSQTTVVEEGPRQAGGLSGSQKIVVVGSPTSNLEQLVQEAGGVAQKSGISGSKKVIYNMCSTSTGAQNSVMGSSTTTVSSTPTYSKVVVQETKETH; from the exons ATGCtggttgggtgtgtgtgtttgtggtggagcactcctcccctcccccctgTCATAAGCCTCATCCTCACCTCTGTCTGCTCACAGTCACTCAGGAACTCTTATCATCGCCATCTGGACTTGATTCAACCTCACGGATACAGAGACTTTTCTCCAGTCATGTTTCGGGTTTGTTTGCCCGTGTTTGTGCTGTTACTGTTTGGG tTCTATGCTATTGCTGTGGAAAGGCCTAACTCTAAAGACAGTCTGAAgtcaagaaaaagaagagaatggGTTCTTCCAGCAAGGTAtctgaaagaaaacacagacttCTCTCATTTGGAATACATTGCCAAG ATTCGATCTGATTTTGAATCTGACGCTAATATTCTATACTCCCTGGAAGGAATCGGTGCAAACCAGTATCCCTTCCACGTGTTTGTAGTGGACCCCAGAACTGGATACATCCGTGTGACCCAAAAGCTTGACAGGGAATTCATCGACACGTACAAT CTGTCAGGTGTTGCTACTCATTCCAATGGAAGTcttgcagagaaaaacattgaCATACGAATCAAAGTTGAGGATGAGAACGACAATTCCCCAGTGTTTGGGATCATCCCACCTGCAGAGGTGGATGAGCTCAGTCCAACAG GGACTACAGTTGTGAAAATCTTTGCTACTGATGCTGATGAACCAGGAATCCCGAACTCTCAGATTGCCTATAGCCTCATAGATCAGAAGCCACCTCATGACATGTTCTTCATAAAGGCTGATGGGACTATCTGTGTCAAAAAGCCTACTCTAGACAGAGAG ACACAGGATCAATACATTCTGACGGTGAAGGGTCAAGACCTCAATGGCAAACCAGAGGGACGTACAGGAACCGGCACTGTTACTATTATTGTTCGTGATGTAAACGACAACCCTCCCACTCTGGAAAAAACAGCG TACGAAGGCAGCATTGTGGAGAACACACAGGGTGTGGAGGTGATGAGACTCAAAACACACGACCTAGACCTGAAGGGCTCAGAGAACTGGGTAGCAGAGTTTGACATCATCAGAGGCAATGAGGCCGGATACTTCAGCATTAAAACAGACCCTGTCACTAATGAGGGAATCCTAATGCTTGACAAG GCTGTGGATTATGAGGATGTGAAGAACCTTGAACTAGGGATAGCTGTAGGAAACAAGGCTCCACCATATGATCCATCTTTGCCAAAAAATGTAGCTGACGTAAATTTTGGAGGGGGTGGACAAGGTGCACCAGGGGGTGGACCAAGTGGAGCAGCAGTAGGAGGGGggggagcaggaggaggggggggagcaggaggagggggtggagcGGGTGGAGCCAGTGGAGCCAGTGGAGCGAGCGGAACGAGTACAGGGAGCGGAGCAAGTGGTGCACCTGAAAGATCTTCACTCAACACTTATCCGATCAAAATCAATGTGATAAACCAGCCTGAGGGGCCACGTTTTGACCCTAAAGTCAAAGCTATTCCCATCTCAGAGGGAGGCCACACATTCAACATGAAAGATGTTATTGGTAGATACCCTGCAGTAGATGGAGACACTGGAAAACCAGCTGAGAATGTCAG GTATGCCAAAGGCTCAGACCCGGACAACTGGCTACTTATCGACCCAAAGACAGCTGAAATCAGACTGAATAAGATGCCGGACAGAGAATCTAAATTCCTTGTCAATGGGACATATACCGCTAAAGTAATCTGCATTACAGACG AGATGCCTGCCAAAACAGCCACCGGCACTATAGCCATCCAGGTGGAAGACTTTAATGACCACTGCCCCACCCTGACCAGTAACTTCCAGACTATATGCACCACGGATGTTACTTTTGATGTGAATGCTGTAGATGAGGATTCATACCCTAATGGACCGCCCTTTCAGTTTGCAATTGTCCCAGAGGGCACTAAGGGCAAATGGCAGGTGGAACACGTAAATG ACACCGGAGCAACCCTGACGGCTCAGGAGCCTCTGTGGCCTGGTGTCTATGAGGTGGAATTTGTAGTGATGGATAACCAGGGAGAAGCCTGTGCAGAACCACAGAAAGTCAAGGTTCAAGTTTGCACCTGTGAGCTTGGAGTAATGTGTGAAAAACGAGGCGCACTTGGTCAGGCAACAAAAAAATCAGAGTTAGGACCTGCAGGCATTGCGATGCTATTGCTGGGCCTGCTGGTCTTATTGC TTATCCCTCTGCTGGCTTTCTTCTGTATATTGAGAGATGTTGGTGCTCTGAAAAAGGGCTTTACTGAGATGCCATTTGATACCAAATCACACCTCATTAGCTACCACACTGAGGGCCAGGGAGAAAACACG GAGGTGCCGCTGCTCACCATGGTGACAAAGACTGATGGATATCCTCTCAAACAGGGTATGGGGATGAATAATAACAGCTTAGCAATAGTGCAATCTCTCAGCTCCAGAGATGGGATGAATGGGGTCCAACATAAAGGTGACAGTGCAAGATGGGATGAAGCATGGGGGAGTTCCAAACAATGGGACCATCATACCAGTAATAGCTTTTACAATGCAGCTGAGTTCGCCAGAGAAGCAAGAATGGGAAGTGGAGGACTTTTTGACGGCATGGCTCTGCCAGAAAACATCCTTGAAGAGTACTACACTCAG AAGGTGACCGGTGGGCTCGAACACCTGAAGGATTCTCTGTTGGTGTATGACAATGAGGGACAGGACTCCCCTGCTGGCTCAGTGGGATGCTGCAGCCTCCTGGAGTCTGACAATGACCTGCAGTTCCTTGATGACCTCGGACCAAAGTTCAAGACCCTTGCAGAGGTTTGTGGAGGAAAGACCATCCCAACTGAAGTCAAACAAGTGTCCACTTCCCTCCCCAGTGTATCTATCAACACTCAGACATCAGTATCGAATGTTGTGAGTGCCCCTCAGCTGTCCCCTCCCGCAAAGCTGCAGCAGAGTGtcaccaaaacagaaaaaactgtggTCAAGGAAACATCTGAACGTTCACAGGTGGTGAATGAAAGCACTGCCATAGCAAAGGGAGGGATAACCACAGTCAAGCAAGGAATGGGAAATCAAGGCCAGATGGttttgttacagcagcagccTGTCTACTACACCACCACCCCGATGCTGCAGCCCATGCACTATGTAGTCCAGCCACAGGCTCAGAACACTGTGCTGCTGGCTGAAGCACCAGCCACCAACCTGCAGGGCATGGTATTCCTAAATGGCACCCACAAGGTACCTGCTCAAGGCATGATGTTTCAGGGCCAAAAAGTGATATCTAGTGGACAAGCCCAGGGACCAAGTATGCTACTGGTGGAGCACAGCGGGGTCCAGGGGGCTGGTCCCAACCTGATGCAAGCTGGAAACACCTCTGGCTCCCAGACCGTGAAAGCTGTAGAGGACAAGGTCCCTGCAGCATCAGTGAAAATGGTAAGACGGAGCCAGACAACTGTTGTGGAAGAAGGTCCTCGACAGGCAGGGGGGCTTTCAGGATCTCAGAAAATTGTGGTGGTTGGAAGTCCAACAAGCAACTTAGAGCAGCTGGTCCAGGAAGCAGGAGGTGTGGCCCAGAAGAGTGGCATATCTGGCTCTAAAAAAGTCATCTATAATATGTGCAGCACATCCACTGGCGCTCAGAACAGTGTGATGGGTTCCTCTACAACCACAGTGAGCTCAACCCCCACCTACAGCAAGGTGGTGGTGCAGGAGACCAAAGAAACTCACTGA